The following proteins are encoded in a genomic region of Hippopotamus amphibius kiboko isolate mHipAmp2 chromosome 8, mHipAmp2.hap2, whole genome shotgun sequence:
- the LOC130858793 gene encoding LOW QUALITY PROTEIN: mitofusin-1-like (The sequence of the model RefSeq protein was modified relative to this genomic sequence to represent the inferred CDS: deleted 2 bases in 2 codons; substituted 1 base at 1 genomic stop codon) — protein sequence MAETVFPLKHFVLVKKAITIIFDQLLEFVTEGSHSVEATYKNPELDRVATEDDLIEIQRYKNKLSIIGEVLSRRHMKVAFFGRTSSGKSSVINAMLWDKVLPSGIGHTTNCFLSVEGTNGDKAYLMTEGSDEKKSVKTVNQLAHALHMDKDLKAGCLVHVFWPKAKCALLRDDLVLVDSPGTDVTTELDSWIDKFCLDADVFILVANSESTLMNTEKQFFHKVNERLSKPNVFILNNRWDASASEPEYMEDVRRQHMERCLHFLVEELKVVDPLEACNRIFFVSTKEVLSARKHEAQGMPEGGGALAEGFQARLQELQNFEQIFEECISQSAVKTKFEQHTIRAKQILETVKNIMDSINVAAAEKRIYSVEESEDQIDRWDFIRNQMNLLTLDVKKKIKEVTEEVANKVSCATTDEICQLSVLVDEFCSEFHPTPSVLKVYKNELNKHIEDGMGRNLADRCTSEVNASMLQSQQEIIENLKPLLPAGIQNKLHALIPCKKFDLSYDLNCHKLCSDFQEDIVFHFSLGWSSLAHRFLGPTNAQRVLLGLSEPIFQLPRSLASTPTAPTNPATPDNASQEELMVTLITALASLTSRTSMGVIVVGGVIWKTVGWKLISVSLSMYGALYLYERLTWTTHAKERAFKQQFVNXATEKLQMIVSFTSANCSHQVQQEMATTFAHLCQQVDITQRHLEEEIARLSQEINQLEKIQNNSKRLRNKAVQLENELENFTKHFLHSSNEEES from the exons ATGGCAGAAACTGTTTTTCCACTGAAGCACTTTGTGCTGGTTAAGAAGGCAATTACAATAATCTTTGACCAGTTACTGGAGTTTGTTACTGAAGGATCACATTCTGTTGAAGCAACATACAAGAATCCAGAACTTGACCGAGTAGCTACTGAGGATGATCTGATAGAAATACAGAGGTATAAAAACAAGCTTTCCATCATTGGTGAGGTGCTGTCTCGGAGACACATGAAAGTGGCA TTTTTTGGCAGGACAAGCAGTGGGAAGAGCTCTGTAATCAATGCCATGTTGTGGGATAAAGTCCTCCCTAGTGGAATTGGCCATACAACCAATTGCTTCCTGAGTGTTGAAGGAACCAATGGAGATAAAGCCTATCTCATGACAGAAGGGTCAGATGAAAAAAAGAGTGTGAAGACAGTTAATCAGCTGGCCCATGCCCTTCATATGGACAAAGACTTGAAAGCTGGCTGTCTTGTACATGTGTTTTGGCCAAAGGCAAAATGTGCCCTTTTGAGAGATGACCTGGTTTTAGTGGACAGTCCAGGTACAGATGTCACTACAGAGCTGGATAGCTGGATTGATAAGTTTTGCTTAGATGctgatgttttcattttggttGCAAATTCTGAATCAACTCTAATGAACACGGAAAAACAGTTTTTTCACAAGGTAAATGAGAGACTTTCCAAGCCTAAT GTTTTTATTCTGAATAACCGTTGGGATGCTTCTGCATCAGAGCCAGAATATATGGAAGATGTACGCAGacaacacatggaaagatgcctACATTTCTTGGTGGAGGAGCTCAAAGTTGTGGATCCTTTAGAAGCATGCAATcgtatcttttttgtttccacaAAGGAAGTTCTTAGTGCTAGAAAGCACGAAGCACAGGGCATGCCAGAAGGTGGTGGGGCACTTGCAGAAGGATTTCAGGCAAGATTACAGGAGCTTCAGAATTTTGAACAAATCTTTGAGGAGTGTATCTCGCAGTCAGCAGTGAAAACAAAGTTTGAACAGCACACTATCAGAGCTAAACAGATACTAGAAACTGTGAAAAACATAATGGATTCAATAAATGTGGCAGCAGCAGAGAAAAGGATTTATTCAGTAGAAGAGAGCGAAGACCAAATTGATAGATGGGATTTTATCCGAAACCAGATGAACCTTTTAACACTGGATGTTAAGAAGAAAATCAAGGAGGTTACAGAGGAGGTTGCAAATAAGGTTTCGTGTGCAACGACAGATGAAATTTGTCAACTCTCTGTTTTGGTTGATGAATTTTGTTCTGAGTTTCATCCTACTCCAAGTGTAttgaaagtatataaaaatgagtTAAATAAGCACATAGAAGATGGAATGGGAAGAAATTTGGCTGATCGGTGCACCAGTGAAGTCAACGCTTCAATGCTTCAATCCCAGCAAGAAATTATTGAAAATTTGAAGCCATTACTTCCAGCTGGTATACAGAATAAACTACATGCATTGATTCCTTGCAAGAAATTTGATCTCAGCTATGACTTAAATTGCCACAAGTTATGTTCAGATTTTCAAGAGgatattgtatttcatttttccttgggCTGGTCTTCCCTTGCCCATCGTTTCTTAGGCCCTACAAATGCGCAGCGGGTGCTTTTAGGATTATCAGAGCCTATCTTTCAGCTCCCCAGATCTTTAGCTTCTACTCCCACTGCTCCTACCAATCCAGCAACGCCAGATAACGCATCGCAGGAAGAACTCATGGTTACCTTAATAACAGCATTAGCTTCTCTTACATCTAGAACTTCTATGGGCGTCATTGTTGTTGGAGGAGTGATTTGGAAAACTGTAGGCTGGAAACTCATATCTGTTTCATTAAGTATGTATGGAGCTTTGTATCTTTATGAAAGGCTGACTTGGACCACCCATGCCAAGGAGAGAGCCTTTAAACAGCAATTTGTGAATTAGGCAACTGAAAAACTGCAAATGATTGTGAGCTTCACAAGTGCCAACTGCAGCCATCAAGTACAACAGGAAATGGCAACCACTTTTGCTCACCTGTGCCAACAAGTTGATATTACACAAAGACATCTAGAAGAAGAAATAGCTAGATTATCCCAAGAAATAAATCAATtggagaaaatacaaaacaattcaAAGCGCTTAAGAAATAAAGCTGTTCAACTTGAAAATGAGCTGGAGAATTTTACTAAGCATTTTCTACATTCAAGCAATGAAGAAGAATCTTAA